A genomic segment from Gossypium hirsutum isolate 1008001.06 chromosome D04, Gossypium_hirsutum_v2.1, whole genome shotgun sequence encodes:
- the LOC107960890 gene encoding uncharacterized protein produces MASYDFSADILFEILSRADLKTMKKCRVLSKECKDLTYESNFMRLHSQRTSTMVGYLVQSSRLFGQLTSDLVSGLDPKPTQDLLNFLPQPAWIVATVNGCLVLCTPGKRRDDPFYICKPTTQQWEVVPSPNPRFWTAKISMLVLGSNPLWFKIVRLSDSRDDTIDLELDLDSECSNEEDNFNVCSNEKSWHCEIFDSKSWEWRQSDDLKLTHNDYFECNQDVSACGALHWLVFNDKQDKYTMLSFDVDKEEWAMTSLPDSLRGNDYCDQITPVSCEGKLGLIHLRQETKMLDVWILNYEKIWIRKHTINLKSLHEKVPLPRSRIHSFYGVDTLFMVDVGSVSFYNFRTRKLNRIRVGGWIKSAYFIQTDSELVKLKPE; encoded by the coding sequence ATGGCGTCTTACGATTTTAGCGCcgatattttatttgaaatcctCTCGAGGGCTGATTTGAAAACAATGAAAAAGTGTAGGGTTCTTTCGAAAGAATGCAAGGATCTCACTTACGAATCTAATTTTATGCGGCTACATTCTCAAAGGACATCAACAATGGTGGGATATTTAGTTCAATCTTCGAGACTATTTGGTCAATTGACTTCGGACTTGGTGTCAGGACTCGATCCAAAACCAACTCAggatttacttaattttttaccCCAACCTGCTTGGATTGTAGCAACGGTCAATGGATGTTTGGTTTTATGCACTCCGGGAAAACGTAGAGATGACCCGTTTTATATTTGTAAACCAACTACTCAACAGTGGGAAGTTGTTCCGTCTCCAAATCCTCGATTTTGGACGGCTAAGATAAGCATGTTGGTCCTCGGATCGAACCCTTTATGGTTCAAGATTGTCCGACTCTCCGACAGCCGCGACGACACTATAGACCTCGAATTGGACCTCGATTCAGAATGTTCCAACGAAGAAGATAATTTCAATGTATGTTCCAATGAAAAATCATGGCATTGCGAGATATTTGATTCCAAGAGTTGGGAATGGAGACAATCAGACGATTTAAAATTAACACACAACGACTATTTCGAATGCAATCAAGATGTTTCTGCGTGCGGCGCCCTCCATTGGCTTGTGTTCAACGACAAACAAGACAAGTACACCATGTTATCTTTCGACGTAGACAAAGAGGAATGGGCAATGACTTCACTGCCGGACTCACTTCGTGGAAACGATTATTGTGATCAGATCACCCCTGTGTCATGCGAAGGGAAACTCGGGTTGATCCATCTTAGACAAGAAACTAAGATGCTAGATGTTTGGATTTTAAACTATGAAAAGATTTGGATTAGAAAACACACCATAAATTTGAAAAGCTTACACGAAAAGGTTCCTCTGCCTCGTTCTCGAATTCATTCCTTCTACGGTGTTGACACTCTATTTATGGTGGATGTCGGGTCGGTGTCTTTTTATAATTTCAGGACTCGTAAGTTGAACAGGATAAGGGTTGGTGGATGGATTAAGTCGGCATACTTTATTCAAACAGATTCTGAACTTGTTAAGCTAAAGCCCGAGTAA